From a single Novipirellula galeiformis genomic region:
- a CDS encoding AAA family ATPase, whose translation MNGIVYSDDFSLANLVCESAVKNGLCCETMPINEALSGRSSGEAQLIFVVIGLLVDDTLNLIDRCVSQSQAKVVVVGSTANASLVVECIRRGAFDYIDLQSEIANEIASLVRRLDATSNETHPKPPSIAVLSTGDVSDADLVALNFASDLASAAGGCCLLELRFWGAALGSRLQLDPHHTLDDLLAHTRIDPQMLAQALYKHSSGIQLLSGSTHVQPRSPTDDRITAPFLQYARSQDMPTVIGFDDFTSHHNLASVFECHSVVVCSRLDITSLWRTEKRLRHLLDAGIAKERIHVVTVDFDNGFHPTTDEIRKALHEVSLHMIPINAAEQTVSTNVGQPVINQYPRSVMSMGLKAARRQITADEPEQVHGLRRRLLQRMGLQTLMTS comes from the coding sequence ATGAATGGCATTGTGTACAGTGATGACTTCTCGCTCGCAAATCTAGTCTGCGAAAGTGCAGTAAAAAATGGCCTTTGCTGCGAGACCATGCCGATCAACGAAGCGTTGTCCGGCCGCAGTAGCGGAGAAGCTCAACTCATCTTTGTCGTCATCGGCTTGCTCGTCGACGACACCTTAAACCTGATTGATCGCTGCGTCTCGCAATCCCAGGCAAAAGTGGTGGTGGTCGGGTCTACCGCGAATGCGAGCTTGGTGGTGGAGTGCATTCGCCGTGGAGCATTCGATTACATCGACCTGCAATCGGAAATCGCGAACGAAATCGCCAGTTTGGTTCGCCGCTTGGACGCGACGAGCAACGAGACGCACCCGAAGCCACCCAGCATTGCGGTTTTGTCCACCGGAGACGTCAGCGATGCGGACTTGGTTGCATTGAATTTCGCCTCCGATCTGGCGAGTGCCGCAGGCGGCTGTTGTCTGCTGGAACTACGGTTCTGGGGGGCCGCGTTGGGATCACGGTTACAGTTGGATCCCCACCACACCTTGGACGACTTGCTTGCTCACACTCGCATTGATCCGCAAATGTTAGCCCAAGCGTTGTACAAACACTCTTCGGGAATCCAGTTGTTGTCGGGGTCAACGCATGTGCAACCCCGTTCGCCAACGGATGACCGCATCACGGCGCCGTTTCTTCAATATGCACGCTCGCAAGACATGCCAACGGTGATCGGGTTTGACGATTTCACCAGCCATCACAATCTGGCTTCCGTTTTTGAATGCCACAGCGTTGTCGTTTGTTCGCGATTGGACATCACGTCCTTGTGGAGAACCGAAAAACGACTCCGCCATTTACTCGATGCGGGGATCGCAAAGGAGCGGATCCATGTGGTCACCGTTGACTTTGACAATGGATTTCATCCTACGACGGATGAAATTCGCAAAGCACTTCACGAGGTGAGTTTGCACATGATTCCGATCAACGCGGCCGAGCAAACGGTCAGCACCAATGTCGGGCAGCCGGTCATCAACCAATATCCGCGTAGCGTGATGTCGATGGGGCTGAAGGCCGCGAGGCGTCAAATCACTGCCGATGAACCGGAACAGGTGCATGGACTAAGGCGTCGTTTACTGCAACGCATGGGCCTTCAAACATTAATGACAAGCTAA